DNA sequence from the Pichia kudriavzevii chromosome 4, complete sequence genome:
GAGGAATGTTTATTGATGGAGATTGAGCTAAGCTTGACTTTATCCAAAACGTTTCTGGAAAACCAGCAGATGTTAAAAGACTTTTTTCCCCCATGTGGATCATGCCCGAATAACGTAAAAGCAGCAAaaccaaaagaagaagatattatGACTCGATTATTTACTAGACTGATTACTTCCGAAATAATCCCGATTAGAAATTCAATTAtatcaaatcaaacaccaacaacacCCCTTTTCTCTGATACATCCAAAATCTTAGACCAAAGTACTAAttccattttatcaatagaCCATAAACATACGGACTATACCAACCATCTGGAAATAGAGAATTATTTTGATATGCCTTCTTCTGTAAAATCAACGGGCAAATCATTCTATGGAGAGGAAAACAATGAGAACACCAACACCagcaaattgaaaaaaaatattgaagagCAAAAgcattcaaagaaatcataTAAAACACATAGGAAAAAGCCATCACGGGGATCATATGTTTCTGCCACTTCTGCGATTGTCACTTCGTCTTCGTCAACCAATAATATAAAGAATGAAGCTGCAAAAATCACGTACAATGGAACACCAACAATAGGTGACCAAAAATTTATAGAAGATCTGGTCAAACTATCGAACAAAAACATTATTGAATCTACTGATGATGCAAATTTCAAGCTGACCCTCAGCTTTGTCAAATCTTTAGGAAAATTAATACTTGTAGATAAACTTAACGCACTCGAAAGTATTAATGGAAAGCAATCGACTGTTACCGAAAAGTATTGTTACTTATTTGAACACATGTTAATCACTATAAGTTCGAAGGATTACATATTTTCTATGTTTACCATAACACATACAACATATGTCTACACACAACCAAGGTGTATAACGATGCAAGCATGTAAAAGCTCCGCCAGTTATTGCAACCTATTGTTTGACAAAGACAttgtatttgaaagatgGGCTAAAGTTTTGACAGATCgacgaaaaaaaatggaaatgcCTGAAATCACACTAACAATGCATGAAAACGAATTTGACTCCATTCTGAGTGGACACTACAATGATGTTACTGATGTAGAAACTATTGGCACCCTTCAAAGCTATATTGGAGATGATGGCTATAGAAGGCTACCGACTGGTGTTTGTCCGAGATTCTATGAGGGTAATATAGATTCTTTAgtatttcatcaaaagCCTACTAAGGCaattattattatcaacGAAGCCAAGCATATTCCAAGCTCTGTCGTACCGATAAAAAACATTGTAAAATCTCTATCACTTATTGGTATCGATatccttcttttgttaTGTTCAACATCTGCATTATCCATGGATAGTAATGTTCACGATAGTTGCGAATTAAACAAAAAGGATTATAAAGGTAAAATAGACATGATTATGGATAAAATAgatgattttcaaaattttcttttggataAAAGCTGCAATACTGTTAAACCAAAGGTGGAAGATATAATAAACGATCAGCTATCTGATGACATAGATAGTACCATAAGTATCGTCATATCTAGTTCTACTCTAAATAACTTTGGTAACGTTTCCACGTATAGTAGGATATTGATGGAAGTTGGGCTTGACGGTAGACACAAAAGCAAGAGAGACGATGTCAAAGATTTAGCTAGTTGGGATGAAATTATGGAGGTTATTTGTGTTTGCTGTGGTTtggaatttgatgaaagtGATTTCTACAACTCTTCAAgcgatgatgatgatgactatggtgatgatgacaATGGTAATGATGAGGATAATGATAATCGTTGTGATGATCGTTAC
Encoded proteins:
- a CDS encoding uncharacterized protein (PKUD0D04810; similar to Saccharomyces cerevisiae YDR103W (STE5); ancestral locus Anc_8.247), translating into MNSHHYSAGMRHQPSNVASDSELAYRLEPTINQNKLEPSKNPEGENHHEKSLAFNNDMNKSPPPLPNVPSSSDIYTKKIANFKRKLKTLKGISTLDIRKTSQSTIKGNKQRCENNCDKHKVVTSMDDRVLANVLTIDNNVTNFPTCFSRNSFDASSPKVTALLDPKSFNFPTRKLARDTRCSICNLQLDTSYNIIKNEHIIELQCGHMTHEECLLMEIELSLTLSKTFLENQQMLKDFFPPCGSCPNNVKAAKPKEEDIMTRLFTRLITSEIIPIRNSIISNQTPTTPLFSDTSKILDQSTNSILSIDHKHTDYTNHLEIENYFDMPSSVKSTGKSFYGEENNENTNTSKLKKNIEEQKHSKKSYKTHRKKPSRGSYVSATSAIVTSSSSTNNIKNEAAKITYNGTPTIGDQKFIEDLVKLSNKNIIESTDDANFKLTLSFVKSLGKLILVDKLNALESINGKQSTVTEKYCYLFEHMLITISSKDYIFSMFTITHTTYVYTQPRCITMQACKSSASYCNLLFDKDIVFERWAKVLTDRRKKMEMPEITLTMHENEFDSILSGHYNDVTDVETIGTLQSYIGDDGYRRLPTGVCPRFYEGNIDSLVFHQKPTKAIIIINEAKHIPSSVVPIKNIVKSLSLIGIDILLLLCSTSALSMDSNVHDSCELNKKDYKGKIDMIMDKIDDFQNFLLDKSCNTVKPKVEDIINDQLSDDIDSTISIVISSSTLNNFGNVSTYSRILMEVGLDGRHKSKRDDVKDLASWDEIMEVICVCCGLEFDESDFYNSSSDDDDDYGDDDNGNDEDNDNRCDDRYGDSSKQKNVGHQNEAGETETTHKTSSLLYPDSSKIDDDTISDIFMDSLRIAKKNDQDDNSSAFTS